The Kineococcus mangrovi region CGGACGCGTTCACGACGCCCTCACCTCCGAGTTCGCGATGGCTTCGAGGACGGTGTCGGTGGTGACCGACGCGTCGTTGGTGATCTCGGCGACCTTGTGCCGGTCGCGCATGACGACGATGCGCTGGCTCAGCCGCAGCACCTCCTCCAGCTCGGAGGAGACGAAGACGATGGACATGCCGTCGGCGGCGAGGTCGGCGACGAGGCGCTGGATCTCGGTCTTGGCACCGATGTCGATGCCGCGCGTCGGCTCGTCGAGGACGAGCAACCGCGGCGCCGTCGCCAGCCACCGCGCCAGCAGGACCTTCTGCTGGTTGCCGCCGGAGAGGTTGCGGATGAGCGCGTTGGGGTTCGGCGGGTTGATGTTCAGCACGACGACGTACTTCTGCACGATCTCGTCGAGCTCACGGCGCGGGATGCGCCGCCACGGCCCCCGGCCGGCCTGCAGGGCCAGGGCGATGTTCTCGCGGACCGTGAGGTCGCCGATGATGCCCTCCCTCTTGCGGTCCTCGCTCGACATCGCCAGGTGCCTGCGCAGCGCGGCCAGCGGGGTCGCCAGCTTGACCGGGCGCTCGTCGAGGGACAGCTCGCCGCGGTCGGGGCGGTCGGCCCCCACCAGCAGGCGCGCCAGCTCCGAACGGCCCGATCCCAGCAGTCCGGCGAGCCCGACGATCTCGCCGGGGTACAGCGAGAGGTCGAAGGGTTCCACGGCACCGTCGCGGCCGAGCCCGAGGGCCGTCAGCAGCGGGGTCTCGCGCGAGGAGTGCGGGGTGATGGCCCGACGGGTCTGCTCCTCGATCCCGGCCAGGGCCGCCCCGGAGCGGCCGATCATGTGCGCCACGAGTTCACGGCGCGGGAGGTCGGCCGTCACGAACTCCCCGACGAAGCGTCCGTTGCGCAGGACCGTCATGCGGTCGGACAGGTCGTAGACCTGCTCGAGGAAGTGCGAGACGAAGAGGATGGCCACCCCCTCGTCGCGCAACCGGCGCACGACGCGGAACAGTTCGGCCACCTCGGCCCGGTCCAGGCTCGACGTGGGTTCGTCCAGCACCAGGACCTTGGCGTCCACGACCAGTGCGCGGGCGATGGCGCACAACTGCTGGACGGCGATGCTGTGGGAGGACAGTTGCGAGCGGACGTCGACGTCGAGGCTGAGCCGCTGCAGGAAACCCCGGGCTGCGCGGCGCGTCGCGGGCCAGTCGATGAACGGCCCGCGGCGCAGCTCGTGGCCCAGCATGACGTTCTCGGCGACGGTGAGGTTCGGGCAGAGGTTGACCTCCTGGTACACGGTGCTGATCCCCGCGGCCTGGGCCTGGCTCGGGCTGGTGAACCCGACCTCGCGACCCTCGACCGAGATGCCCCCGT contains the following coding sequences:
- a CDS encoding sugar ABC transporter ATP-binding protein gives rise to the protein MSDTTNTRRPGDPATAPPDAVVRMTGITITFPGVKALDGVDLVLRRGEVHALMGENGAGKSTLIKALTGVHRIDHGGISVEGREVGFTSPSQAQAAGISTVYQEVNLCPNLTVAENVMLGHELRRGPFIDWPATRRAARGFLQRLSLDVDVRSQLSSHSIAVQQLCAIARALVVDAKVLVLDEPTSSLDRAEVAELFRVVRRLRDEGVAILFVSHFLEQVYDLSDRMTVLRNGRFVGEFVTADLPRRELVAHMIGRSGAALAGIEEQTRRAITPHSSRETPLLTALGLGRDGAVEPFDLSLYPGEIVGLAGLLGSGRSELARLLVGADRPDRGELSLDERPVKLATPLAALRRHLAMSSEDRKREGIIGDLTVRENIALALQAGRGPWRRIPRRELDEIVQKYVVVLNINPPNPNALIRNLSGGNQQKVLLARWLATAPRLLVLDEPTRGIDIGAKTEIQRLVADLAADGMSIVFVSSELEEVLRLSQRIVVMRDRHKVAEITNDASVTTDTVLEAIANSEVRAS